Proteins encoded by one window of Halomonas sp. SH5A2:
- the fliN gene encoding flagellar motor switch protein FliN yields MTDPNKPDQNISDDDWASAMSEQEQEETAASSEAADGEDEDPWAAAMAEQQAVEEEASAEDDSTADEAPASEAKAASDDVFRPLTQEGGATPSRDLEMIMDIPVKLTVELGRTKLTIKQLLELAQGSVIELDGLAGEPMDILINGYLVAQGEVVVIEDKYGIRITEIITPSERIHKLNR; encoded by the coding sequence ATGACGGATCCTAACAAACCCGATCAGAACATCTCTGACGACGACTGGGCATCTGCCATGTCGGAACAAGAGCAGGAAGAAACCGCTGCCTCATCTGAAGCCGCTGACGGCGAGGATGAAGATCCATGGGCGGCGGCGATGGCAGAACAGCAAGCTGTCGAGGAAGAAGCGTCAGCAGAAGATGACAGCACAGCCGATGAAGCGCCCGCAAGCGAAGCCAAAGCGGCAAGCGACGATGTATTCCGCCCGCTGACCCAGGAAGGTGGCGCCACACCCTCGCGTGATCTCGAAATGATCATGGATATTCCGGTCAAGCTTACCGTTGAGCTGGGGCGCACAAAGCTGACCATCAAACAGCTGCTTGAACTGGCACAAGGGTCGGTGATCGAACTTGATGGGCTCGCCGGAGAGCCCATGGATATCCTGATTAACGGCTATTTGGTTGCTCAGGGGGAAGTCGTTGTCATCGAAGACAAGTATGGTATCCGTATCACCGAAATCATCACGCCCTCTGAGCGCATTCACAAACTGAACCGATGA
- the fliL gene encoding flagellar basal body-associated protein FliL, with amino-acid sequence MAESSGGPKKLLWVMIILVLLSSAGAAAAIYMVLDQGDDDNPEDTSEQVAESKPPVFLTIEPFTVNLADDRHGTRLLYTGITLRVEDEDTRELLEEHMPQVRSRLLTVLSGQEAGELTSSEGKQRLASAINERLSEPFDENQPPPELREVLFTEFIVQ; translated from the coding sequence ATGGCTGAATCAAGCGGCGGACCCAAAAAACTGCTCTGGGTAATGATCATTTTAGTACTGCTCTCGTCTGCCGGTGCAGCAGCCGCCATTTATATGGTGCTGGATCAGGGCGACGATGATAATCCGGAAGACACTTCCGAACAGGTCGCTGAGTCAAAGCCACCGGTGTTTCTGACTATCGAGCCTTTCACTGTTAATCTGGCCGATGACCGTCATGGTACACGCTTGTTATATACAGGTATTACGCTTCGTGTTGAAGATGAAGACACACGTGAATTGCTGGAAGAACACATGCCGCAGGTACGCAGTCGGCTGCTTACAGTGCTATCAGGTCAGGAGGCCGGCGAGCTGACATCCTCAGAAGGCAAACAGCGGCTCGCCTCCGCCATCAATGAAAGGCTGAGCGAGCCTTTCGACGAGAACCAGCCACCGCCTGAACTGCGTGAAGTGCTGTTTACTGAATTCATTGTGCAATAA
- the flgL gene encoding flagellar hook-associated protein FlgL, whose amino-acid sequence MRISSVTMFDQSTASMNRQQSDFLKVSQQIASGRRVVNPSDDPQAASRAVGVDQAKAVTQQYADARTSARNSLAQTESILNSVSDAVTSAKTLLIQASSDTLSNVDRDSIASELKGVYETMLGQANATDGNGRYLFGGYNDSNPPFIKNADGAAEYKGDNNAREQRVDSSRLMPVTENGESIFKSVPSSAGYVAEADSDNAGNVTFGGPQVSDVNDEGYGDSYRIQFDEDAGNNPTYSIETYDEDNENWVAYDPGNNGDFTDQAYTPGMSVSFGGVSVDLKGEPEVGDEILVAQAGSDQREPNLFRTMEEAIRVLENPVETDADKADLRNTLNTSMRDLDNALDNVLTVRASAGARLNELDVIDAVGSNRSLNYEQTLSDLVDLDYNEAISEYSLRQVGLQASQKAFVDVKGMSLFDYL is encoded by the coding sequence ATGCGTATTAGCAGCGTTACTATGTTTGACCAAAGCACGGCGTCAATGAATCGCCAGCAAAGCGATTTTTTGAAAGTTAGCCAGCAAATTGCCAGTGGCCGCCGCGTTGTCAACCCCTCCGACGACCCTCAGGCCGCCTCGCGCGCCGTCGGTGTTGACCAGGCCAAGGCGGTCACCCAGCAATACGCTGATGCCCGCACCTCGGCGCGTAACTCGCTTGCCCAAACGGAAAGCATCCTCAATAGCGTCAGCGATGCTGTGACCAGCGCTAAGACGCTGCTAATCCAGGCATCGAGCGACACGCTCAGCAATGTTGACCGTGATTCGATCGCCAGCGAGCTGAAAGGCGTCTACGAAACCATGCTGGGCCAGGCCAATGCTACTGACGGCAACGGGCGCTATCTATTTGGCGGCTATAATGATAGTAACCCGCCCTTTATCAAAAATGCCGATGGCGCTGCCGAGTATAAAGGCGACAACAATGCGCGCGAACAGCGAGTTGATTCATCGCGGCTAATGCCAGTCACTGAAAATGGCGAATCAATTTTCAAAAGCGTACCCAGCAGTGCAGGCTATGTGGCTGAAGCGGATAGCGATAACGCTGGCAACGTGACGTTTGGTGGCCCACAGGTCAGCGATGTTAATGACGAGGGCTATGGTGATAGCTATCGCATTCAGTTCGATGAGGATGCTGGGAACAACCCGACCTATAGCATCGAGACCTATGACGAGGACAACGAAAACTGGGTTGCATACGATCCAGGCAATAATGGTGATTTTACCGATCAAGCTTACACCCCAGGCATGAGTGTTTCTTTCGGCGGGGTGTCTGTTGACCTGAAAGGCGAGCCAGAAGTGGGGGATGAAATCCTGGTAGCCCAGGCAGGTAGCGATCAACGCGAACCTAATCTGTTCCGCACCATGGAAGAAGCTATTCGCGTATTAGAAAACCCCGTTGAGACCGACGCAGATAAAGCTGATTTGCGCAACACGCTCAATACCTCGATGCGTGACCTGGATAATGCGTTGGACAACGTCCTTACAGTACGCGCGTCAGCAGGCGCACGCCTCAACGAGCTGGACGTGATCGACGCGGTGGGAAGTAATCGTAGCCTAAACTACGAACAGACGCTGTCGGATCTGGTCGACCTCGACTACAACGAGGCTATTTCCGAATACAGTTTGCGCCAGGTAGGTCTGCAGGCTTCTCAAAAAGCCTTTGTTGATGTGAAGGGTATGTCGCTGTTTGATTACCTGTAG
- the fliP gene encoding flagellar type III secretion system pore protein FliP (The bacterial flagellar biogenesis protein FliP forms a type III secretion system (T3SS)-type pore required for flagellar assembly.), with protein sequence MVVGLLLCLFPVIGNAQELPGITTQPLEDGGQQWSVSLQTLLFLSSLAFLPSMLLMMTSFTRIIIVLSLLRTAMGTQATPPNQVLLGVALFLTFFIMSPVLAQVYDTAWVPLSEETINFEEFLRLAQVPFREFMLAQTRETDLALFVRLADVGPMQGPDDLPMRVLLPAFVTSELKTAFQIGFTIFIPFLIIDLVVASTLMALGMMMVPPITISLPFKLMLFVLVDGWQLIVGSLAESFYMI encoded by the coding sequence ATTGTTGTTGGCTTACTGCTGTGCCTCTTTCCAGTCATCGGTAATGCGCAAGAGCTGCCCGGGATCACAACTCAGCCGCTTGAAGATGGCGGCCAACAGTGGTCAGTTTCTCTGCAGACGCTGTTATTTCTGAGTTCGCTGGCGTTTTTACCCTCCATGCTACTGATGATGACCAGCTTTACGCGCATCATCATTGTGCTGAGCTTGCTGCGAACGGCCATGGGCACCCAGGCGACACCACCCAACCAGGTACTGCTGGGCGTCGCGCTGTTTTTAACTTTTTTTATCATGTCGCCGGTATTAGCACAGGTCTATGACACTGCCTGGGTGCCGTTAAGCGAAGAAACTATCAACTTTGAAGAGTTTTTGCGCCTTGCGCAGGTGCCGTTTCGTGAGTTTATGCTGGCCCAGACGCGGGAGACCGACTTGGCACTCTTCGTTCGCCTGGCCGATGTTGGTCCCATGCAGGGGCCTGACGATTTGCCAATGCGCGTTTTACTGCCTGCGTTCGTTACCAGCGAGCTGAAAACCGCTTTTCAGATCGGCTTTACGATTTTTATTCCTTTCTTGATTATCGACCTGGTCGTTGCGAGTACGTTGATGGCACTGGGCATGATGATGGTCCCGCCGATCACCATTTCGTTACCGTTCAAGCTAATGCTGTTTGTTCTGGTCGATGGCTGGCAGCTGATTGTCGGGTCGTTAGCTGAAAGCTTCTACATGATATAG
- the fliR gene encoding flagellar biosynthetic protein FliR: MIDVTFAQLQAWLVAFIWPFARITAFMAASPLWGHSSVPNQAKVGLAAVISVVIAPILPPMPDVPLMSWAGAGIMVEQILIGIAIGLVMHIVFAVVQAAGEFIGLQMGLAFASFFDAASGTNIMVLSRILYMVTLLMFLALNGHLMVLETLVMSFQSLPIGIGTFNPNAFELMARYAGTIFASGMLLALPLVGSLLVINLALGILNRSAPQLTVFNIGFPTSLTVGLLLMMVLMTDLERFLQRLFSQGIDFMQGLIDTLAPLS; the protein is encoded by the coding sequence ATGATTGATGTCACCTTTGCCCAGCTGCAGGCATGGCTGGTGGCGTTTATCTGGCCGTTTGCCCGCATTACCGCGTTCATGGCGGCTTCGCCTCTGTGGGGGCATTCAAGTGTCCCCAACCAGGCCAAGGTGGGCCTCGCGGCGGTAATCTCAGTGGTGATCGCGCCGATTCTTCCTCCCATGCCCGACGTACCGCTGATGTCCTGGGCTGGCGCAGGTATCATGGTCGAGCAAATCCTGATTGGCATTGCCATCGGCCTGGTCATGCACATTGTATTCGCCGTGGTTCAAGCCGCCGGGGAATTCATTGGCCTGCAGATGGGTCTGGCATTTGCCAGCTTTTTTGACGCGGCCAGCGGCACCAACATCATGGTGCTATCGCGGATTTTATATATGGTCACGCTACTGATGTTTCTCGCTCTGAATGGCCACCTGATGGTGCTGGAAACACTCGTGATGAGCTTCCAGAGTCTGCCCATTGGCATCGGCACGTTTAACCCCAACGCCTTCGAGCTAATGGCCCGCTATGCAGGCACCATTTTCGCCTCAGGCATGTTACTGGCCTTGCCGCTGGTTGGCTCGTTGTTGGTCATTAATCTGGCGCTGGGGATTTTGAACCGTTCCGCCCCGCAGTTGACGGTGTTCAATATCGGTTTCCCAACATCATTAACCGTCGGTCTACTGTTGATGATGGTGCTGATGACGGATCTTGAGCGCTTTTTACAGCGCCTATTCAGCCAGGGGATCGACTTTATGCAAGGGTTGATCGATACCTTGGCGCCATTGTCTTAA
- a CDS encoding flagellar hook-length control protein FliK, translating to MNIHQLLSTTQGQATSSQQGNTATADSARGFFQQALSQASVSPHQRLANAQVTSPLNQAGNSPTDKGQPTEATSLSGWLESLGLDISPEALEALVARFASDGGESMPEEMTRLEASESLDNATLDEIAQRLALMASFSDTASESQQLPGNEEAAPTATELAEQLGIEEGEAEQLVSLLSAFAASQGQTTSTANTTSSGSSRGLGDIAQALGASSQTADASKPSRAESLLSQVDARSASRQAPDTWVSALDTSGRAADGSAKANLILPTSSSETLLNTLSSNNAGQTNGQASAQAASGQPAPTANLGSAANPTPAAVNTPVTSPAWPQQLGQQLVQFAQRGGDQLVQMQLHPAELGALSISLKFGEQGAQAHFLSSHAQVRQVIEQAIPQLREALAEQGIALGETSVGEQRESSEQGFAQQQAGPGGQTGAEGGEEGSGLAPTTLNAPITLDGRVDLYA from the coding sequence ATGAATATTCACCAGTTGCTATCAACGACGCAAGGTCAGGCGACCAGCAGCCAACAAGGCAATACGGCAACGGCTGACAGTGCGCGTGGGTTCTTTCAGCAGGCGCTTTCCCAGGCCTCTGTTTCGCCTCATCAGCGCCTTGCCAATGCGCAGGTTACCTCCCCTTTAAACCAGGCAGGCAATAGCCCCACGGATAAGGGTCAGCCAACAGAAGCCACATCTCTGTCGGGGTGGCTGGAATCGCTTGGTTTAGACATCAGCCCCGAGGCCCTGGAGGCATTGGTGGCACGCTTTGCATCTGACGGTGGCGAGTCAATGCCTGAGGAAATGACCCGCCTTGAAGCTTCCGAGAGCCTGGATAACGCCACACTTGATGAAATTGCCCAGCGCCTCGCGCTGATGGCAAGCTTCAGCGATACCGCCAGCGAGTCCCAACAGCTCCCCGGCAACGAGGAAGCGGCGCCAACCGCCACCGAGCTTGCCGAGCAGCTAGGCATTGAGGAAGGTGAAGCAGAGCAGTTGGTGAGCCTGCTCAGCGCCTTCGCTGCCTCCCAGGGCCAAACGACCAGCACAGCCAATACCACCTCATCAGGCTCATCACGGGGGCTGGGGGATATTGCTCAAGCACTAGGTGCTTCGTCTCAAACCGCTGATGCGAGCAAGCCCTCGCGCGCGGAGAGCCTATTAAGCCAGGTCGACGCGCGGTCAGCTTCTCGTCAAGCTCCAGATACCTGGGTGAGCGCACTCGACACATCAGGACGTGCGGCTGACGGATCTGCCAAAGCTAACCTGATTCTGCCCACTTCGTCCTCGGAAACACTGTTAAACACTCTGTCGTCGAATAACGCCGGGCAGACCAACGGTCAGGCATCCGCACAAGCAGCTAGCGGTCAGCCTGCACCGACGGCCAATCTGGGTAGCGCTGCCAACCCGACACCTGCCGCGGTCAACACCCCGGTGACCAGTCCCGCCTGGCCGCAACAATTAGGTCAGCAGCTCGTCCAGTTCGCCCAGCGAGGCGGGGATCAGCTTGTGCAAATGCAACTGCATCCCGCCGAGCTAGGCGCGCTTTCCATCTCCTTGAAGTTTGGCGAACAAGGGGCCCAGGCACATTTTTTATCCAGCCACGCCCAGGTTCGCCAGGTAATCGAGCAGGCCATTCCTCAGTTGCGTGAGGCGCTGGCGGAGCAAGGCATTGCGCTTGGCGAAACCTCGGTTGGCGAGCAGCGCGAATCTAGCGAGCAAGGCTTTGCTCAGCAGCAGGCTGGCCCAGGCGGCCAAACCGGCGCTGAAGGGGGCGAGGAAGGCAGCGGCTTAGCACCAACTACCCTGAATGCGCCTATCACACTGGATGGCAGGGTTGATCTGTACGCTTAA
- the flgJ gene encoding flagellar assembly peptidoglycan hydrolase FlgJ — protein MNATDMSSQFALDVQGFQRMQHTARVDPEAGVQSAAQQFEALFVQMMMKSMRDAIPASGLMNSSATDSYQKMLDQQWSQVIASRGVGLADALVQQLEREGLVPKGEGTSSTADQQMQELIAGIPRGTPRVLDSPLNPGVERVPEANSESDFLAELDAVRQGQAVKAEPAQPEAQRQATGQLPHVDQFMNTLAPSAQAASRTTGVPAELILAQAALETGWGQHEIATQNGRNSHNVFGIKAGGYWDGDTTDVVTHEYIDGRRQKVVDTFRVYDSYEHAFTDYANLIGNNPRYAGVTQAPSAEQAARELQRGGYATDPRYAEKLVSVMDTLGPMPDAGNFLADSR, from the coding sequence ATGAATGCCACTGATATGAGCAGTCAATTTGCGCTTGATGTACAAGGCTTTCAGCGGATGCAGCACACAGCCAGGGTCGATCCGGAAGCCGGCGTGCAGTCGGCCGCTCAACAGTTCGAAGCGTTATTCGTGCAGATGATGATGAAAAGCATGCGTGATGCGATTCCGGCGTCTGGCCTGATGAACAGTAGTGCGACCGATAGCTACCAAAAGATGCTGGACCAGCAGTGGTCACAGGTGATTGCTTCGCGAGGCGTTGGCCTTGCAGATGCACTTGTTCAGCAGTTAGAGCGGGAAGGCTTGGTGCCCAAAGGAGAAGGGACGTCGTCCACCGCTGATCAACAAATGCAGGAATTGATCGCGGGTATTCCAAGAGGTACGCCACGGGTATTGGACAGCCCGCTTAACCCCGGGGTAGAGCGTGTCCCCGAAGCGAATTCGGAAAGCGACTTCTTGGCTGAGTTGGATGCAGTGCGTCAGGGCCAGGCGGTTAAAGCAGAGCCTGCGCAGCCTGAGGCCCAGCGCCAAGCGACAGGGCAACTGCCCCACGTTGATCAGTTTATGAACACATTGGCCCCCTCCGCTCAGGCGGCTAGCCGTACCACTGGGGTTCCCGCTGAATTGATTCTGGCCCAAGCCGCGCTGGAAACAGGCTGGGGGCAACATGAAATTGCCACGCAAAATGGCAGGAACAGTCATAACGTCTTTGGCATCAAGGCCGGCGGGTATTGGGATGGCGACACGACGGATGTCGTGACGCACGAATACATAGATGGCCGTCGCCAGAAAGTCGTCGATACCTTCCGTGTCTATGATTCCTATGAACATGCGTTTACCGACTATGCCAACCTGATTGGCAACAACCCACGCTACGCGGGCGTGACACAGGCGCCGTCAGCCGAGCAGGCAGCGCGCGAGCTGCAGCGTGGCGGCTACGCCACTGACCCTCGCTATGCTGAAAAGCTGGTGAGTGTGATGGACACCCTGGGTCCGATGCCGGATGCCGGTAACTTCCTGGCAGATTCTCGCTAG
- the fliJ gene encoding flagellar export protein FliJ, producing the protein MSRTQLEMLADLAREARDQAGIALAQERQGEQQTTAQLNSLKRYRAEYAERLQLAMRDGIDPATMYNYQQFLGSLDAALERARHTLAAQQKRVEKRQQHWQQEQRKLSSYDTLTSRRLVEEHRRLERYEQKTNDDLVTSRLARQRNETPQ; encoded by the coding sequence ATGAGCCGAACGCAGTTGGAGATGCTTGCCGATTTAGCCCGTGAAGCCCGCGACCAGGCAGGTATTGCCCTGGCTCAAGAGCGGCAAGGCGAGCAACAGACGACAGCTCAATTGAATTCGCTCAAGCGTTACCGTGCAGAGTACGCCGAACGTTTACAGCTCGCGATGCGCGACGGTATTGACCCGGCCACGATGTACAACTACCAGCAATTTCTCGGCTCGCTGGATGCTGCATTGGAACGCGCCCGCCATACGCTGGCGGCACAGCAAAAACGGGTGGAAAAACGTCAACAACATTGGCAACAAGAGCAGCGTAAGCTGTCTTCCTACGATACACTGACCTCACGACGGCTAGTGGAAGAACACCGACGCCTTGAGCGTTATGAACAGAAAACCAATGACGATTTGGTGACTAGCCGTTTGGCTCGCCAACGTAATGAGACACCGCAGTAG
- the fliM gene encoding flagellar motor switch protein FliM, with translation MSQDDLLSQEEIDALLKGVSGDDESSASSAQSQDESKVRPYDPSTQHRVIRERLHALDFINERFARYFRTGLFNLLRRSADITVESVRYQSFSDFSRNVPVPTNLNIVSMRPLRGSGLIVFPPNLVFMVVDNLFGGDGRFVTKSDGREFTNTEQRIIHRLLGLAIDAYQEAWKVVYPLEISFLRSEVQSKFANITNSPNEIVVNTKFNIEVGNLSSNFQVCMPYAMIEPLRDLLANPINDSNHDQDGTWSRRMASELRQSEIELVAEFAHIPSRISHVMGLKKGDVLPLEIPSTVTANVDGVPVMECEYGSQRQQRALRVKRLIDHAAMNNVPSNDLAKGSTRQKAKESKA, from the coding sequence ATGTCGCAGGACGATCTACTGTCCCAGGAAGAAATTGATGCCCTACTCAAAGGGGTCAGTGGTGATGACGAGTCATCAGCTTCCTCGGCCCAGTCGCAGGATGAATCCAAGGTACGGCCTTACGATCCATCCACACAGCATCGCGTTATTCGCGAGCGACTGCATGCCCTGGACTTCATTAATGAGCGCTTCGCACGTTACTTCCGTACGGGCTTATTCAACTTGCTTCGGCGCAGCGCCGACATAACGGTTGAATCGGTTCGTTACCAGAGCTTTAGTGATTTTTCGCGCAATGTGCCCGTGCCAACCAACCTGAACATCGTCTCGATGCGCCCGTTGCGTGGCTCTGGCTTGATCGTATTTCCACCTAATTTAGTTTTCATGGTGGTCGATAACCTGTTTGGCGGCGATGGACGTTTTGTCACCAAATCGGACGGACGCGAGTTTACCAATACCGAGCAGCGCATCATCCACCGGCTGCTAGGCTTGGCCATTGATGCCTACCAAGAAGCCTGGAAAGTCGTTTATCCGCTGGAAATCAGCTTCTTGCGTTCGGAAGTGCAGTCAAAATTTGCCAACATTACTAATTCACCCAATGAAATCGTGGTGAATACGAAGTTCAATATCGAGGTGGGTAACCTGTCGAGCAACTTTCAGGTCTGCATGCCTTACGCCATGATCGAACCACTTCGCGATCTTTTGGCGAACCCGATCAATGACAGTAACCACGATCAAGACGGCACTTGGTCGCGCCGAATGGCAAGTGAGTTGCGCCAGTCAGAAATCGAGTTAGTCGCTGAGTTTGCACACATACCCAGCCGTATCTCCCATGTCATGGGACTCAAGAAAGGCGACGTACTACCGTTGGAAATTCCCTCTACGGTTACCGCCAACGTTGATGGCGTACCCGTGATGGAGTGCGAGTACGGTAGCCAGCGCCAGCAGCGCGCCTTGCGTGTCAAACGCTTGATTGATCACGCCGCCATGAACAATGTACCGTCCAACGACCTCGCCAAAGGGTCGACGCGACAGAAAGCCAAGGAATCTAAAGCATGA
- the flgK gene encoding flagellar hook-associated protein FlgK produces the protein MSMFSVGLSGLNAAQNSLNTTSNNISNVYTPGYNREITKLGESSAGTSGVQVNDIERQFNQYVAEQLNSAKTQSSALETYYNQVSQIDNLLADREAGLAPLMQNFFSSLEDLASSPSDPAARQGVLGNAETLSAQFRSFDSYLQDMQTNINSQLKDEVTQINNTTEQVAGLNKEIALARARTGEAPNSLLNQRDKLVSDLNERMDLRLNIQDGKTYNLSLPNGQPLVTGTNSFQLETMEADYDPQRTVIGYRDGGGNLSQLDEDTVTGGSLGGLMNFRQETLDKTQNQIGQLAVSLSSAMNEQHKQGVDLNGDQGGDLFNIRAPQTYGYESNSDATITAAEFAPDRADELRATDYTVSFDGGAPVVTRNDNGQEVEFDQDAWNDDEQLKFGGVTIEFSETPAPVDGDQFEIQPVRRAGAGMEANISDLDKIAAGSFAEFEGDLDIGDVSVADGALGALPEDGEYSLRVAMDGTVSELEGAMTVNGEALVDGDTLEVGDRIAVDGVEFTLDELPGANGATFSISLSDANTGDNRNALAMQNLQSQNVVGGSATVSGAYGSMVSDVGNRTNITEVNLDARQGLTDQLTAVQQSESGVNLDEEAANLIRYQQFYQANARVIDTAGTIMDTILNLRG, from the coding sequence ATGAGCATGTTTTCTGTTGGGCTAAGCGGCTTGAACGCGGCGCAAAACTCGTTGAACACAACCAGCAACAATATCAGCAACGTGTACACACCCGGCTACAACCGAGAAATCACCAAGCTCGGTGAGAGCAGCGCGGGAACATCAGGTGTCCAGGTTAACGATATTGAACGCCAGTTCAATCAATACGTGGCGGAGCAGCTCAATAGTGCCAAGACCCAGTCGAGCGCGCTGGAGACCTACTACAATCAGGTAAGCCAGATTGACAACCTGCTCGCTGACCGTGAAGCAGGTCTCGCGCCACTGATGCAAAATTTCTTTTCCTCGCTAGAAGATCTGGCAAGTTCGCCCTCAGACCCGGCGGCGCGTCAGGGTGTGTTGGGTAATGCCGAAACGTTAAGCGCCCAGTTTCGCTCGTTCGATAGCTATCTGCAGGATATGCAGACCAATATCAACAGTCAGCTGAAAGACGAAGTTACCCAGATCAATAACACCACTGAGCAAGTGGCTGGGCTGAATAAAGAGATTGCCCTTGCTCGTGCCCGTACTGGCGAAGCCCCTAACAGCCTGCTCAACCAGCGCGATAAGCTTGTCTCCGATCTGAATGAGCGCATGGACCTGCGCCTGAATATTCAGGATGGCAAGACCTACAACCTCAGCTTACCCAACGGTCAGCCGCTGGTTACCGGCACAAATTCTTTTCAACTGGAAACCATGGAAGCTGATTACGATCCCCAACGGACCGTCATCGGCTACCGTGATGGCGGCGGTAATCTTTCGCAGTTGGATGAAGACACGGTGACGGGTGGCTCCCTTGGCGGATTAATGAACTTCCGCCAGGAAACCCTGGACAAGACCCAGAACCAGATCGGACAGCTGGCCGTGTCGCTGTCTTCCGCAATGAATGAGCAACACAAGCAAGGCGTCGATCTCAACGGTGACCAGGGCGGGGATTTATTCAACATTCGCGCGCCCCAGACCTATGGTTATGAGTCTAACAGCGATGCCACCATTACCGCTGCCGAGTTCGCCCCTGATCGCGCAGACGAACTGCGCGCGACGGATTACACCGTCAGTTTCGACGGCGGTGCTCCCGTTGTGACGCGCAACGATAACGGCCAGGAAGTCGAGTTTGACCAGGATGCCTGGAACGATGACGAGCAATTAAAATTCGGCGGTGTCACTATTGAATTTAGCGAGACTCCAGCGCCGGTTGACGGTGATCAGTTTGAAATTCAGCCGGTTCGTCGTGCCGGTGCCGGTATGGAAGCCAATATCAGCGATTTGGATAAGATCGCAGCGGGTAGTTTTGCTGAGTTTGAAGGCGACTTGGATATTGGCGATGTCAGCGTGGCTGATGGTGCATTAGGCGCGCTGCCAGAAGATGGTGAGTACTCTCTGCGGGTTGCAATGGACGGGACCGTCAGCGAGTTAGAGGGGGCTATGACCGTAAACGGCGAGGCCTTAGTAGATGGAGATACGTTAGAAGTTGGTGACCGTATTGCTGTTGATGGCGTCGAGTTTACGCTTGATGAGCTACCTGGGGCTAATGGGGCGACATTTTCTATCAGCCTTAGCGATGCCAATACCGGCGACAACCGCAATGCCCTGGCCATGCAGAACCTTCAAAGCCAGAATGTCGTTGGCGGCAGCGCCACAGTGAGCGGCGCCTATGGGTCGATGGTCAGCGACGTGGGTAACCGCACCAATATTACCGAGGTCAATCTGGACGCACGGCAAGGGCTTACTGATCAGTTAACCGCGGTGCAGCAGTCCGAGTCCGGGGTCAATCTGGATGAGGAAGCCGCCAATTTGATTCGCTATCAGCAGTTCTATCAGGCCAACGCCCGTGTTATCGACACGGCCGGTACGATAATGGACACCATTTTGAATTTACGCGGTTAA
- the fliO gene encoding flagellar biosynthetic protein FliO: MSSETASTQNGSLDALSSGGDSLIGMAMLGKTAAALALVIAIILLCTSLLKRLGNAKRAGGQLHVVSSAAVGNRERVVIVQVEDTWLVLGVGSGRVTKLHERPAPATPPAETPQTPSSFAKRFSQALAHNVNQKRRGQTPSPTSETDRTP, from the coding sequence ATGAGCAGTGAAACCGCTTCAACACAAAATGGTTCGCTCGACGCACTCAGTAGCGGTGGAGATTCCCTGATTGGCATGGCCATGCTGGGTAAGACCGCAGCAGCGCTTGCGCTGGTTATTGCGATCATTTTACTGTGCACCTCATTACTCAAGCGCCTCGGCAACGCCAAACGCGCTGGAGGCCAGCTTCATGTCGTCAGCAGTGCCGCGGTAGGCAATCGAGAGCGCGTGGTCATCGTACAGGTTGAAGATACGTGGCTGGTGCTGGGCGTTGGCAGTGGTCGTGTTACCAAACTGCATGAACGGCCGGCACCTGCTACACCGCCAGCTGAGACGCCTCAGACACCATCCAGCTTTGCTAAACGATTTTCCCAGGCGCTTGCCCATAATGTGAACCAAAAGCGCCGGGGGCAAACTCCCTCACCTACCTCTGAAACAGACCGAACTCCATGA
- the fliQ gene encoding flagellar biosynthesis protein FliQ has translation MTPEMVMTIAYQGMRVTLFLAGPMLLAALFTGLIISLFQAATQINEMTLTFIPKILAVFAVLVLAGPWLLGLITDFTHRLFTNIPSMVM, from the coding sequence ATGACCCCTGAAATGGTCATGACGATTGCGTATCAAGGCATGCGGGTAACGCTGTTTCTCGCGGGCCCCATGTTGCTTGCGGCTTTGTTTACTGGCTTGATCATCAGCCTTTTTCAAGCCGCGACGCAAATCAATGAGATGACGCTGACGTTTATCCCCAAAATTCTGGCGGTCTTTGCCGTCCTGGTGCTGGCAGGTCCGTGGCTTCTTGGGCTAATCACCGATTTTACCCATCGCTTATTCACCAACATTCCCAGTATGGTGATGTAA